One genomic window of Thermococcus indicus includes the following:
- a CDS encoding NAD(+) kinase, translated as MKFGIVARRDKKAALKLAYRVYDFLKVSGYDVCVDGETHSHLREFEEADVCPLEDFDVDFIIVIGGDGTILRVEHRTKREIPILGINMGTLGFLTEVEPHEAFFALSKLIEGDYHIDERIKLRTYLNGENTVPDALNEVAILTGIPGKIIHLRYYIDGGLADEIRADGLIVSTPTGSTGYSMSAGGPFVDPRLDVIVIAPLAPIALSSRPMIVPSYSTIDVRNLALEREIILAIDGQFYTYLKPETEITIKLSPRRTKFVRFTDEVYPKYTVRLKNRF; from the coding sequence ATGAAGTTCGGGATAGTGGCCAGGAGGGACAAGAAGGCCGCACTCAAGCTCGCCTACCGCGTCTACGACTTCCTAAAGGTCAGCGGGTACGACGTCTGCGTGGACGGCGAGACCCACAGCCACCTGCGGGAATTTGAGGAAGCAGACGTCTGCCCGCTCGAGGACTTCGACGTGGACTTCATCATCGTTATCGGCGGCGACGGGACCATACTGCGGGTCGAGCACAGGACAAAACGGGAGATACCTATCCTCGGAATAAACATGGGTACGCTGGGATTCCTCACGGAGGTCGAGCCCCACGAGGCTTTTTTTGCCCTCAGCAAGCTCATAGAGGGGGACTACCACATAGACGAACGCATAAAGCTGAGGACCTACCTCAACGGGGAGAACACCGTTCCAGACGCCCTCAACGAGGTGGCGATTCTGACGGGAATCCCGGGAAAGATAATCCACCTCAGGTACTACATCGATGGGGGACTGGCGGACGAAATCCGGGCCGACGGCCTGATAGTCTCGACGCCAACGGGCTCGACAGGCTACTCGATGAGCGCCGGCGGTCCCTTCGTTGACCCGAGGCTGGACGTGATCGTCATAGCCCCACTCGCCCCCATAGCACTGAGCTCCAGGCCGATGATAGTCCCATCCTACAGCACGATAGACGTGAGGAACCTCGCCCTCGAGAGGGAGATAATACTCGCCATAGATGGCCAGTTCTACACCTACCTGAAACCGGAGACAGAGATAACGATAAAGCTCTCACCCAGGAGAACAAAGTTCGTGCGCTTCACGGACGAGGTCTATCCAAAGTACACCGTAAGGCTGAAAAACAGGTTTTAG